In Triticum urartu cultivar G1812 unplaced genomic scaffold, Tu2.1 TuUngrouped_contig_6964, whole genome shotgun sequence, the genomic stretch ATTTAGTACATTTGGTTGAGCTAAGAAGAGTCGGAGGGAACCCTGAGGGTCACAAATTTACATCCCTAATCAGAGAGGTGTTTACCCCACATGAATGCTGGTTTAGTGTATGGCTCGGGTGCAAGTTGTTTACCCCAGCGCCCTAAGACATTCTTCATCTTTTTTATGTTAGACCATGACACTGTTATTTTTTGGGGGATTGTCGACTTGATAGGGTTGTGCACATCTTTGCTATGTTGAGATCGAGTTTATACTCCTTGCGGTTATATCATCTTTGCCATGTTTTTTTTATAAGGAGAGAACCACGGCCTCTGGATCACAAGATGCACACAAACAACCTTGATACCATGTTGGCCTCAAAGTCCCTTCTTATCCATAAAAGTTTACCAATTCAAGACATTTAAGAGTCCTAATTAAGCTAGAGGTTTGGGAATTATAAACACCACATGGTACGCTACACTGGCACTTGTTTTCTTTCATAGATGATGACAAATAGACGGCGGCGCGTCTTCGGCTTGCTTCaatgcttgtagtcgtcgctaggtggtctacgaatctggatataatttttattatttcgTGTGTTCGTTGTACTATTATGATTGAAAATGAATAGATCAAAAGTTCCTATAAAAAAAGTATTCCCGCAAAAAACAAAGATGACAAATAAGTATAGGATGCCCGCAAGGCTGCAATAGTCTTGGCATCATCCCAAACTCCCAAAGACAAGCCTGCAAAAATAACTTACTAGTATAATTAAGCATGCACACGCACCTAGTGCAAACGAGTCGATATGGGCCTCGGCGCTCCTCAAGAACTGATTGGCTTCTTGGATTTGCCTCGTGAGCTCCTGACTGTACATCACCAGCATATCACGGTAGGTCTCCtgcacagacacacacacacacacacaaaagcaTATATATCGTTAGGTCCATGTATGCAAATAATTAAGCTCCAGCTAGCTAAACTAATCATGTAATACTTGTTACCATGAACTGGTCGAGCTCTGGGTCCGCCGGCTGTTCCTGGATGCCGGCTGAATTTGGCCGGAGCTCGTCGACGAGGGAGGAGAGCCGACCAACGACTTCCGGCGGCGCTCCGACCTTATTGGGCAGAGGAAAAATAACCAAATAAGAGACAGCAGGGCAGCAAGATACGAGCTGTCTAATGTCAAATTGGAATGGCACCTACTTTCCGGCAGTCAATAAAGGCTCCGAGGAGAGCCGGATAGAGAGGGTGGGACATGATCTTGGCCTTGATCGTGTCAGATGATCTCCTGTTGTGGCTAGACTCTCCACAGTGTTCCGAGGCCCGGAATGGTGTCGCCGCCGGCGCCTTTTCCGGTGGTGAAGTTGTTGTAGAGGCTGCGTGCTGATGCATTGCGACGAAGGAGGGAGCTGAACCATTGCGGGTAATGGCTGCGGCTCTGGGGCCGCTCCCAAGAAGAGGGGGCTGATCCATGCATGCGTTGGTTTGTCCGGCTAATTAATGACTCGGCCGGCGAGGTCTAGTCGTCGGAGGAAGCCTATTTAGGGCA encodes the following:
- the LOC125531329 gene encoding homeobox protein knotted-1-like 4, translated to MDQPPLLGSGPRAAAITRNGSAPSFVAMHQHAASTTTSPPEKAPAATPFRASEHCGESSHNRRSSDTIKAKIMSHPLYPALLGAFIDCRKVGAPPEVVGRLSSLVDELRPNSAGIQEQPADPELDQFMETYRDMLVMYSQELTRQIQEANQFLRSAEAHIDSFALATGDNNDECGGSSSEDEQETCDVAGLPSGKGKQLKSQPLDKYSGYLRGLWRELSGKKKKKKSGRLPREARQRLLHWWQLHQGWPYPSEPEKQALAESTGLDTRQINNWFINQRKRHWR